The following are encoded in a window of Paraburkholderia hospita genomic DNA:
- the hpnA gene encoding hopanoid-associated sugar epimerase, with protein MTDQTRDLVLVTGASGFVGSAVARIAQQKGFAVRVLVRPTSPRRNVESLDAEIAVGDMRDEASMRAALRGVRYLLHVAADYRLWAPDPLEIERSNLEGTEATMRAALKEGVERIVYTSSVATLKVTGSGASVDETSPMTPQQAIGVYKRSKVLAERAVERMIANDGLPAVIVNPSTPIGPRDVKPTPTGRIIVEAALGKIPAFVDTGLNLVHVDDVAMGHFLALERGKIGERYILGGENLPLQQMLADIAGIVGRKPPTIALPRWPLYPLAMGAEAVAKFTKREPFVTVDGLKMSKNKMYFTSAKAERELGYSARPYREGLRDALDWFREAGYLKA; from the coding sequence ATGACCGATCAGACTCGCGATCTCGTACTCGTCACCGGCGCATCCGGTTTCGTCGGCTCGGCCGTCGCACGCATCGCGCAGCAAAAGGGCTTCGCCGTGCGCGTGCTCGTGCGTCCGACCAGCCCGCGCCGCAATGTCGAATCGCTCGATGCGGAGATTGCGGTCGGCGACATGCGCGACGAGGCGTCGATGCGCGCAGCGCTGCGCGGCGTGCGCTATCTGCTGCACGTCGCGGCCGATTACCGGTTGTGGGCACCGGACCCGCTCGAGATCGAGCGCTCGAATCTGGAAGGCACGGAAGCGACGATGCGCGCCGCGCTGAAGGAAGGCGTCGAGCGCATCGTGTACACGAGTAGCGTCGCGACGTTGAAGGTGACGGGCTCGGGCGCGTCGGTCGACGAAACCTCGCCGATGACGCCGCAGCAGGCGATCGGCGTGTACAAGCGCAGCAAGGTGCTCGCGGAGCGTGCTGTCGAGCGGATGATCGCGAACGACGGCCTGCCCGCCGTCATCGTCAACCCGTCGACGCCTATCGGCCCGCGCGACGTGAAGCCCACGCCGACGGGTCGCATCATCGTCGAAGCGGCGCTCGGCAAGATTCCCGCGTTCGTCGATACGGGGCTGAACCTGGTGCACGTCGACGATGTCGCGATGGGTCACTTCCTCGCGCTCGAACGCGGCAAGATCGGCGAGCGCTACATTCTCGGCGGCGAGAATCTGCCGCTGCAGCAGATGCTCGCGGATATCGCCGGCATCGTCGGACGCAAGCCGCCGACCATCGCGCTGCCGCGCTGGCCGCTCTATCCGCTCGCGATGGGCGCGGAAGCCGTCGCGAAGTTCACGAAGCGCGAGCCGTTCGTCACCGTCGACGGGCTGAAGATGTCGAAGAACAAAATGTACTTTACGTCGGCGAAAGCGGAGCGCGAGCTTGGCTACAGCGCTCGGCCGTATCGCGAAGGCTTGCGCGACGCGCTCGACTGGTTTCGCGAGGCGGGCTATCTGAAAGCGTGA